One Primulina tabacum isolate GXHZ01 chromosome 10, ASM2559414v2, whole genome shotgun sequence DNA segment encodes these proteins:
- the LOC142505271 gene encoding uncharacterized protein LOC142505271: protein MASTIAAPTSQIPPHLIGKNYEVFLNNSIQALLASLQLPNPPNSSGFISNFQELLQSKVDPPLEAIWVLTALSFNDNVTPKNDSLNRILAIKDLFQLIVSYSASCNLVTSIVSVAPVLCKLHYCILDVKDRRLGSKKARKADREIKSLVDSILAYLNVCSEGLDDKFDDLESLIYPLEDLVNLWISDSGVQNQNVDSLRAIFPLLSPDIVKRARVEGCGVMDLAGFVVAEAILLKLCLKIREEGFEEKMQNELKYWLVGSITGFQSSHVYGTLMSMLLEPVLSIPSIVNPEYEDGLRKVLFGSLILVEYSFLSPESLGRLPAKHEKRIAFTKLMVTHEAIEFFGARDQTKAIPYLNAFAISSLSSQIIKWVGREIGNESSASGPSGSSPRSFLRWMLNIENRGIKIFDDEYLKSRGKLILESSEEEYKQPARWEDGARQDSDTLFYIDNKGEEERGKEDGKISESMNSAFMAAARSIQSSEQGRRKRKTKNDERRKSVKFSRFNRLDNSASLSGKRSNVPRNEDSNSGSEIEDPYSDEDMEGKD from the exons ATGGCGTCAACCATAGCTGCCCCCACATCCCAAATTCCTCCACACTTGATCGGCAAAAATTACGAAGTATTTCTCAATAACTCGATTCAAGCACTCTTAGCCTCCCTTCAGCTCCCTAATCCCCCAAATTCGTCAGGTTTCATATCCAATTTTCAAGAATTATTGCAATCTAAAGTTGACCCTCCACTAGAAGCCATCTGGGTTCTTACAGCATTGAGCTTTAATGACAACGTTACGCCAAAAAATGATTCTTTGAATCGAATTTTAGCCATAAAGGATTTGTTTCAGCTTATAGTTTCTTACTCTGCTTCTTGCAACCTAGTAACGAGTATAGTTTCGGTTGCACCTGTTCTATGCAAGTTGCATTATTGTATACTCGATGTGAAGGACAGACGTTTGGGTTCCAAGAAAGCGAGAAAAGCTGATAGAGAGATCAAAAGTCTGGTGGATTCAATCCTTGCATACCTAAATGTTTGCAGTGAAGGGTTGGATGACAAATTTGATGATTTGGAAAGTTTGATTTACCCACTAGAAGATTTAGTTAATTTATGGATTTCAGACAGTGGGGTGCAGAACCAAAATGTTGATTCTTTGAGAGCAATTTTTCCACTCCTGAGCCCTGACATTGTTAAAAGAGCTAGAGTTGAAGGGTGCGGCGTGATGGACCTTGCAGGGTTCGTAGTTGCTGAGGCTATTTTGTTAAAGTTGTGCTTGAAAATACGAGAGGAGGGTTTTGAAGAGAAGATGCAGAATGAGCTCAAATATTGGCTCGTTGGTTCAATAACTGGATTTCAAAGCTCACACGTATATG GAACCCTGATGAGCATGCTGCTGGAGCCAGTGTTGTCTATACCCTCAATTGTG AACCCAGAATATGAAGATGGTCTGCGGAAAGTATTGTTTGGGTCTTTAATATTGGTTGAATATTCTTTCCTTAGTCCCGAAAGCTTGGGTCGATTACCAGCCAAGCATGAAAAACGTATCGCCTTCACAAAATTGATGGTCACTCATGAAGCCATTGAGTTTTTTGG GGCAAGAGACCAGACCAAAGCTATTCCATACTTGAATGCGTTTGCTATTTCTAGTTTGTCTTCGCAAATAATTAAATGGGTAGGGAGAGAGATAGGGAATGAATCCAGCGCCAGTGGACCTAGTGGATCATCACCAAGATCGTTTCTAA GATGGATGCTAAACATAGAGAATAGAGGAATTAAGATCTTTGACGATGAATATTTAAAATCCCGTGGAAAGTTAATATTGGAAAGTTCGGAAGAAGAGTATAAGCAACCTGCAAGATGGGAAGATGGGGCCAGGCAAGATTCTGATACCCTCTTTTACATTGATAACAAGGGTGAGGAAGAACGTGGAAAAGAAGATGGAAAAATTAGTGAAAGCATGAATAGTGCATTTATGGCTGCTGCCCGCTCAATTCAATCGTCAGAACAAGGAAGAAGAAAGCGAAAAACAAAAAATGATGAAAGGAGAAAGTCGGTTAAGTTTTCCAGGTTTAACCGTTTAGACAATTCGGCTTCTCTATCTGGTAAAAGGTCCAATGTTCCAAGAAATGAAGATTCAAACAGTGGCAGCGAAATAGAGGATCCTTATTCAGATGAGGATATGGAAGGAAAAGATTGA
- the LOC142505505 gene encoding LOW QUALITY PROTEIN: uncharacterized protein LOC142505505 (The sequence of the model RefSeq protein was modified relative to this genomic sequence to represent the inferred CDS: inserted 1 base in 1 codon; deleted 1 base in 1 codon) — translation MHFKIHTLSSIKFFEVPVFLEMGVKGHFFLQAISLLNILMAYLAMALSNITTDQSALLAFKSELSLDPCHVLSRNWSVSFPTCKWIGVTCSSRHQRVSALDVSGMGLTGNLPSQLGNLSFLVSLNLSGNVFLGKLPEELAQLHRVRFLDFGFNSFTGDIPSWFGVLVELRFLSLRNNSFTGSMPSSITNMSKLEVLDISYNPLQGNVPESIGSLFNLRKLLLQYNNLTGIIPVSVFNISTIEILAFTGNKLFGNLPEGMCRSTSNLKGLYLSSNEFEGPIPPNISECSQLSLLSLSFNKFSGSIPREIGNLRSLKILHLRSNHFTGAIPKGIGNLTMLQMLYIDTNKLIGTIPEEVGNLYNLEVLSLGVNHLTGYIPEKIFNISTLNAISVSVNKLWGYLPSILSYGLPNLQKLYLDDNFFFGEITESISNFSKLTIISFSSNNLSGQVPNSFGKLNLLETLMLFGNNFVSETSELSFIGPTKNCSYLTNLAFGDNPFNGILPVSVGNLSTTIRYFYANNCGLRGSIPDVFGNLKNLIILSLFGNELIGTIPNTLVNLKELQGLFLYRNKISGPIPDSLCMLPNLNVMRLDQNQITGSIPDCMGNLTSLRYLFLGNNILNSVIPRSLWKLNDLLMLNLSANLLTGVLPSDIENLKVAATLDLSNNXLSSIIPSSIGGLQSIIFLSLARNRFQGSIPQSIDMLVSLETLDLSHNNLSGTIPMSLEKLQYLNNFDVSFNELSGPIPTGGPFKSFSSHFFVSNVGLCGDSKYGVPPCHENTNTESKRKKLILRVVYIFLGISVLVFAITLSYILARYRKKNKTETPTSSSFDSAPSRVLYQELVKATEGFNENHLLGKGSYGSVYKGTLQNGEDVAIKVFNLQSEGGFKSFDTECEVLRRLRHRNLCKVIGSCSNEDFKALVLQYMPNGSLEQWLYSENNFLDIVQRLNIMIDVAYALEYLHHGYSIPIVHCDLKPSNVLLDDDMVAHLSDFGVAKLLSDGVSVTLTKTLATLGYIAPEYGSEGLVSVKCDVYSYGIMLMEVFTRTKPNDSKFTGDLSLRSLVNGSVPNALVRVIDLELLRGDEQHFSDKLECLVSIMEIALQCSMENPSERIINMKFVVVALKKIMSKLLQYFPQVN, via the exons ATGCATTTCAAGATTCATACTCTGTCATCTATCAAATTTTTTGAAGTACCCGTCTTTCTGGAAATGGGCGTGAAGGGACATTTTTTTCTTCAAGCAATTTCACTCTTAAATATTCTGATGGCTTATTTGGCCATGGCGTTAAGCAACATAACCACGGAtcaatctgcacttcttgcatTCAAATCCGAGCTCAGTTTAGACCCTTGTCATGTTTTGTCCCGAAACTGGTCCGTTTCTTTCCCAACATGCAAATGGATTGGAGTTACGTGCAGTTCTCGCCACCAAAGAGTGAGTGCTTTAGACGTTTCTGGCATGGGACTT ACTGGAAATCTCCCGTCACAGCTCGGAAACCTCTCGTTTTTAGTTTCACTCAACTTGAGCGGTAACGTGTTTCTTGGCAAACTTCCCGAAGAATTGGCCCAGTTGCATAGAGTGAGATTCTTGGATTTTGGGTTCAACAGCTTCACCGGTGACATCCCTTCTTGGTTTGGAGTCTTGGTTGAACTTCGGTTCTTGAGTCTTCGGAATAATAGTTTTACTGGTTCTATGCCGAGTTCCATCACGAATATGTCCAAGCTCGAAGTTTTGGATATATCATATAATCCTTTGCAGGGAAACGTACCAGAATCTATTGGAAGTTTGTTTAACCTGAGGAAATTGCTATTACAATATAACAATCTTACTGGTATTATACCAGTGTCGGTTTTCAACATATCCACCATAGAAATTCTAGCTTTTACAGGGAATAAGTTGTTTGGTAATCTCCCCGAAGGGATGTGTCGCAGCACGTCGAATCTGAAAGGGCTTTATCTGTCTTCCAATGAATTTGAAGGCCCCATACCGCCAAATATTTCTGAATGTTCACAGCTTAGTCTTCTTTCCTTGTCATTCAATAAATTCAGTGGCTCCATACCAAGAGAAATTGGAAACTTAAGGTCACTTAAAATATTGCATCTTCGCTCCAACCATTTTACAG GTGCAATCCCAAAAGGGATCGGAAACTTAACAATGCTGCAAATGTTGTATATTGACACCAACAAGCTGATAG GCACAATTCCAGAAGAAGTGGGCAATCTTTACAATTTGGAGGTATTGTCCTTGGGAGTCAATCACTTAACCGGTTATATCCCAGAAAAAATCTTCAACATCTCAACATTAAACGCAATAAGTGTTTCAGTGAACAAACTTTGGGGTTACCTTCCATCGATTTTGAGTTATGGGCTACCTAATCTGCAAAAACTCTACCTTGATGACAATTTTTTCTTCGGAGAAATCACTGAATCTATCTCAAATTTTTCTAAACTCACCATCATCAGCTTTTCTTCCAACAATCTCAGTGGACAAGTTCCCAACTCCTTTGGCAAGTTGAATCTTTTAGAAACTTTAATGTTATTTGGGAACAATTTTGTTAGTGAAACATCAGAACTAAGCTTCATCGGTCCAACGAAAAACTGCAGCTACCTAACAAATTTAGCTTTTGGAGATAATCCTTTCAATGGAATTCTTCCAGTTTCAGTAGGGAATTTATCGACTACTATTCgatatttttatgctaacaACTGTGGTCTTCGAGGCAGCATTCCGGACGTGTTTGGGAATCTTAAAAATTTGATTATATTGAGCCTGTTTGGTAACGAACTCATTGGAACTATTCCGAATACATTGGTGAACTTGAAAGAACTTCAAGGATTATTTCTTTACCGCAACAAAATAAGTGGGCCTATTCCTGATAGTCTCTGCATGTTACCGAATTTGAATGTAATGCGGCTTGATCAAAATCAAATAACTGGTTCTATCCCTGATTGCATGGGAAATCTAACTTCTCTAAGATATCTATTCTTGGGGAACAACATATTAAATTCTGTCATACCGAGGAGCCTATGGAAACTGAATGATCTTCTCATGTTGAATCTGTCTGCAAATCTTTTAACGGGTGTCCTGCCTTCAGAtatcgaaaatttgaaggttgcAGCCACCCTTGATTTGTCAAACA CACTCTCAAGCATCATTCCTAGCTCAATTGGAGGCTTACAAAGTATTATCTTTCTTTCTTTGGCACGAAACAGATTTCAAGGATCTATTCCTCAGTCAATCGATATGTTAGTGAGTTTGGAGACACTAGATCTTTCGCACAACAATCTTTCTGGAACCATACCGATGTCATTAGAAAAACTTCAGTATCTCAACAACTTCGATGTTTCTTTCAATGAGTTGAGCGGTCCAATCCCTACTGGTGGCCCCTTTAAATCCTTTTCAAGCCATTTCTTTGTGTCTAATGTAGGACTTTGTGGTGATTCTAAATATGGAGTTCCACCTTGTCACGAAAACACAAACACCGAGTCCAAAAGGAAAAAATTGATTCTTCGTGTTGTATATATTTTCTTAGGGATTTCAGTGCTAGTTTTTGCCATTACCTTGTCATATATACTTGCAAGATACAGGAAGAAAAACAAGACAGAAACCCCAACAAGTAGTTCATTCGATAGTGCACCATCACGAGTCTTATATCAGGAACTTGTAAAGGCCACCGAAGGGTTCAACGAGAACCATTTACTCGGCAAGGGAAGTTATGGATCTGTCTATAAAGGGACCCTTCAAAATGGAGAGGACGTGGCGATAAAAGTGTTCAATTTGCAGTCAGAAGGCGGATTCAAGAGTTTTGATACCGAATGTGAAGTCCTGCGCAGGCTTCGCCATAGAAATCTTTGCAAAGTCATCGGTAGTTGCTCAAACGAAGACTTCAAGGCATTGGTTCTCCAATATATGCCAAATGGAAGCCTCGAACAGTGGCTATATTCGGAAAACAACTTCTTGGACATTGTTCAAAGGCTCAACATAATGATAGATGTAGCATACGCGCTAGAATATCTACACCATGGTTACTCAATACCTATAGTTCACTGTGATTTAAAGCCAAGCAATGTGCTCTTGGATGATGATATGGTTGCCCATTTGAGCGATTTTGGAGTCGCTAAGCTATTAAGTGATGGAGTCAGTGTTACGCTCACAAAGACCCTCGCCACATTAGGCTACATCGCACCAG AATACGGTTCAGAAGGTTTGGTATCTGTGAAATGCGATGTTTATAGCTACGGTATAATGCTGATGGAAGTTTTTACAAGAACGAAGCCGAACGACTCTAAATTTACAGGGGATTTAAGCCTACGGAGTTTGGTGAATGGTTCAGTGCCTAATGCACTTGTACGAGTTATAGATTTGGAATtgttgagaggagatgaacaaCACTTCAGTGACAAATTGGAATGCTTGGTGTCGATAATGGAGATAGCTTTACAATGTTCCATGGAGAATCCTAGTGAAAGGATAATAAACATGAAATTTGTTGTTGTAGCATTGAAGAAGATTATGTCTAAGCTCCTTCAGTATTTTCCACAAGTCAATTAA